A region of Pyxidicoccus parkwaysis DNA encodes the following proteins:
- a CDS encoding NADPH-dependent F420 reductase, with protein sequence MKIGIIGAGNIGATLARKWVKLGHEVSLANSRGPDSLRELAKEIGAKAVTAEQAARSGEVVVFTIPQRAVLDIQKSLFEGVPADVVVIDTGNYYPTRDGSIPALEGGQTESVWVSERLGRPVVKAFNNIYSHSLAEKSQPPGTPGRIALPVAGAAEAKAKVLRLIDALGFDPVDAGDLEGSWRQQPGTPCYTQDLDAPKLKAALAASDRSRIPEYRKAADDAAKPYFIAQGPRKP encoded by the coding sequence ATGAAGATTGGCATCATTGGTGCGGGCAACATCGGCGCCACGCTGGCGCGCAAGTGGGTGAAGCTGGGTCACGAGGTCTCCCTGGCGAACTCGCGGGGCCCCGACTCGCTCCGGGAACTCGCGAAGGAGATCGGCGCCAAGGCCGTCACGGCGGAGCAGGCGGCGAGAAGTGGCGAAGTCGTGGTCTTCACCATCCCCCAGCGCGCGGTGCTGGACATACAGAAGAGCCTCTTCGAGGGCGTGCCCGCCGACGTGGTCGTCATCGACACCGGCAACTACTACCCGACCCGTGACGGCTCCATCCCCGCGCTCGAGGGAGGCCAGACGGAGAGCGTCTGGGTCAGCGAGCGGCTCGGCAGGCCGGTGGTCAAGGCCTTCAACAACATCTACTCCCATTCCCTCGCGGAGAAGAGCCAGCCCCCAGGCACGCCGGGCCGCATCGCGCTCCCCGTCGCGGGCGCGGCCGAGGCCAAGGCGAAGGTCCTGCGTCTCATCGACGCGCTCGGCTTCGACCCGGTCGACGCGGGGGACCTCGAGGGCTCCTGGCGTCAGCAGCCAGGCACGCCCTGCTACACCCAGGATCTCGACGCCCCGAAGCTGAAGGCCGCCCTCGCCGCCTCGGACCGGAGCCGCATCCCCGAGTACCGCAAGGCCGCGGATGACGCGGCGAAGCCCTACTTCATCGCGCAGGGCCCGCGAAAGCCGTAG
- a CDS encoding ABC transporter substrate-binding protein, translating into MKSSLFSLGLLVGLTGAGCAGIEEGEAMESSVAEDSAQVIQGLNTQVTGTSPVTFVTSSGNVTTPYDQSATSVVAYTRDSTTGAFTAYPGSGAADGSISVPNVPSGRIYLKVGTRYLVSTGRTFDLGSTEWGRDGSFASLSTPVTVSASGLSPWQSGDYMDMYSLNPGAFGYLFGNETGFPLAGATSFSALNFDYANMLNPVLLDSSLGDVFSLAQMRLQSSSNGVPYRSMHKVLNASLTQTEGQSASVSGTFTQPAATGTFSVDWRRSAFDALRTQVNPSAVSTYNEIWMSARPAAVGQALASISGPPLLVKLNPDALKTDIVTGNMAYNNPLPATWQKVALAAAGFTKTYALGTATPVTMSVDIRVDQEASAFSSAPVEPLVGPVQAPLVNTRGAFQNLTGVGTDASLRWSKPLIGTATNYVVNIYRLSTSNGATIASRVTSLHTDLQSVYLPPGVLQSGQTYFAEIQSWYQPGSDLATSPFKRALPRARASVLTGTFSP; encoded by the coding sequence ATGAAAAGCTCATTGTTTTCCCTCGGTCTCCTCGTCGGACTGACGGGGGCCGGCTGCGCGGGCATCGAGGAAGGCGAGGCGATGGAGTCCTCCGTCGCGGAAGACTCCGCCCAGGTCATCCAGGGGCTGAACACCCAGGTCACCGGTACGAGCCCGGTGACGTTCGTCACCTCGTCAGGCAACGTGACGACGCCCTACGACCAGTCCGCCACGTCGGTGGTGGCCTACACGCGGGATTCAACGACGGGGGCGTTCACGGCGTATCCGGGCTCGGGCGCCGCGGATGGCAGCATCTCCGTGCCCAACGTCCCGTCCGGCCGCATCTACCTGAAGGTGGGCACGCGCTACCTGGTGAGCACGGGCCGCACGTTCGACCTGGGCTCCACCGAGTGGGGCCGTGATGGCTCCTTCGCCTCGCTGTCGACCCCCGTGACGGTGTCCGCTTCCGGCCTGTCTCCCTGGCAGTCGGGGGACTACATGGACATGTATTCATTGAACCCGGGGGCGTTCGGCTACCTCTTCGGCAACGAGACGGGCTTCCCCCTGGCGGGCGCGACGTCGTTCTCCGCGCTGAACTTCGATTACGCCAACATGCTCAACCCCGTGCTGCTCGACAGCAGCCTCGGGGATGTGTTCTCGCTGGCCCAGATGCGGCTGCAGTCGAGCTCCAATGGCGTGCCCTACCGCTCGATGCACAAGGTGCTCAACGCGAGCCTGACGCAGACGGAGGGCCAGTCGGCCAGCGTCAGTGGGACCTTCACCCAGCCCGCCGCGACGGGCACGTTCTCGGTGGACTGGAGGCGCTCGGCGTTCGACGCCCTGCGCACCCAGGTGAACCCGAGCGCGGTGAGCACGTACAACGAGATCTGGATGTCCGCGCGGCCGGCCGCGGTGGGCCAGGCGCTCGCGTCCATCAGTGGGCCGCCGCTTCTGGTGAAGCTCAATCCTGACGCGCTGAAGACGGACATCGTCACGGGGAACATGGCCTACAACAACCCGCTGCCGGCGACGTGGCAGAAGGTGGCGTTGGCCGCCGCGGGCTTCACGAAGACCTACGCGTTGGGGACGGCGACGCCCGTCACCATGAGCGTGGACATCCGCGTGGACCAGGAGGCAAGCGCGTTCTCCTCCGCCCCGGTGGAGCCCCTCGTCGGTCCGGTGCAGGCGCCCCTCGTCAACACCCGTGGCGCGTTCCAGAACCTCACGGGCGTGGGCACCGACGCCTCGCTGCGCTGGTCGAAGCCGCTGATTGGCACGGCCACCAACTACGTGGTGAACATCTACCGGCTGAGCACGAGCAATGGCGCCACCATCGCGTCGCGCGTGACGTCGCTGCACACCGACCTGCAGAGCGTGTACCTGCCCCCGGGCGTGCTCCAGTCGGGCCAGACGTACTTCGCTGAAATCCAGAGCTGGTACCAGCCCGGCTCCGACCTGGCGACGAGCCCGTTCAAGCGCGCCCTGCCCCGCGCCCGTGCCAGCGTGCTCACGGGTACGTTCAGCCCGTAG
- a CDS encoding MG2 domain-containing protein, with translation MTFHVPRAARTLLTLGFIALLVLLSPRVLAARATTRSLGGQNRYLTYVTTDKPFYRPGEQVLVRGLVLEALSRKPYPGSLQAQVELRGPKGDVVTTSTVSTGDSVWGYAWPVPAGQPGGEYTLRVTYPWTGAAPAERKFDVRAYRAPRLKSQIEFLRDGYGPGDTVTATLDVKRAEGGVPEGAKVTANALVDGATVAQVPCTVDGKGRCTVRFPLPKAIERGEGTLAFTIEDGGVVESAAKTIPILLQTLDLALYPEGGDLVAGLASRVYFEARTPSKKPADLVGRVVEVGTGRVVATVRSEHEGRGRFELTPQAEVKYALRIDSPSGIKKTFPLPEVKPRGAVIRAREDVVPAGRMVQLAVGLSGVGRATVTLSQREVRVASAVLGNDQGGPVTLDPGEADGVLVATVWDHDGRPLAERLVFRQPSKQVEVELKADRNRYVPGGPVQLTARTTRDGKPVSALVMLTVTDDAVLELQEKRDQAPQLPVMVLLEPEVRELADAQLYLDAKNPKSKLAVDLLLGTQGWRRFALTDTQGFLARHGEAAMRVLAVRWPEERVVRRPTAPVRKGGRGRGLAFDDRAPAVNQKAMEEPVPEMEEMPADMMGAEEGAVMGGVVGMPQLAAAAPVPAAAPPAQAPIAQGIVQPAPVLQAKDEAAPMEEKVAMDKVARRAKRDMGFAEMNGPVMGQLVYLREYAHVARPGRKSGDRVDFAETLYWNAGVRTDASTGEARVKFAMSDSVTTFKAFAGAVGSDGALGSAVAELESVQPFYAEPKLPLEVTSGDVVKLPVALVNGTESRLTGAGVKVELKGDVKVSGSKTMDLASQARARQLFSLEIGQETQPVDVKLTASAGDYSDVVTRTLSIKPRGFPGRMSFGGLLSSKAPVAHRVVLPDSVVPGSVRTSIAVYPGPLANMTESLARLIQEPSGCFEQTSSTTYPMTMAQQYFQTHTGVSPDLVASAKEKLERGYQRLVGYETSEKGYEWFGQAPGHEALTAFGLLHFTDMQQVRDVDTAMLTRTREWLLQQRDGQGGFNRKRRALHVWVEDADTSNAYILWTLLESAGQPAAQAKELSREVASLKAAAAKSTNSYVVALAANAMALAGDRAEARKLMDRLASQQGKDGVVGGATQSIVGSSGETLNIETTSLAALAWMREPAYVGNVERAMKFIAESSDGGRYGTTQSTVLALRAIIAYDKARASKLSPGLVRVYVEGRPVGEPVRFDGSTQEALKLPDVASLLGPGERRVELRMEGGAELPYSVEVTYSALVPDSSKETPVALEVVMAKTDLTEGEPTEARVVIANRTGQRLPTAVAIFGVPGGLEVRHDQLKELVKRQVVDAYEVIGRDVVFYWRGMEPRKRIDVPVSLVAAVPGTYTGPASRAYLYYADEHKMWSEGVKVSIAPKPQ, from the coding sequence ATGACCTTCCACGTCCCGCGTGCCGCGCGCACGCTCCTGACCCTGGGGTTCATCGCCCTCCTCGTGTTGCTGTCCCCTCGCGTCCTCGCAGCCCGGGCCACCACCCGCTCGCTGGGCGGGCAGAACCGCTACCTGACCTACGTCACCACCGACAAGCCGTTCTACCGGCCAGGGGAGCAGGTGCTCGTGCGCGGCCTGGTGCTGGAGGCCCTGAGCCGCAAGCCATACCCGGGCTCGCTCCAGGCGCAGGTGGAGTTGCGCGGGCCCAAGGGGGACGTCGTCACCACCAGCACGGTGTCCACGGGTGACTCCGTCTGGGGTTACGCCTGGCCCGTCCCCGCCGGCCAGCCCGGCGGCGAGTACACCCTGCGCGTCACCTACCCGTGGACGGGCGCGGCCCCGGCGGAGCGCAAGTTCGACGTGCGCGCCTACCGGGCCCCTCGCCTCAAGTCGCAAATCGAGTTCCTCCGCGACGGCTACGGACCGGGGGACACCGTCACCGCGACGCTGGACGTGAAGCGCGCGGAGGGCGGCGTGCCCGAGGGCGCGAAGGTGACGGCCAACGCGCTCGTCGACGGCGCCACCGTGGCTCAGGTGCCCTGCACGGTGGACGGGAAGGGGCGCTGCACGGTGCGCTTCCCGCTGCCCAAGGCCATCGAGCGTGGCGAGGGCACGCTGGCCTTCACGATTGAAGACGGCGGCGTGGTGGAGTCCGCCGCGAAGACGATTCCGATTCTCCTCCAGACGCTGGACCTCGCGCTGTATCCGGAGGGCGGAGACCTGGTGGCGGGGCTCGCCTCGCGCGTGTACTTCGAGGCGCGCACGCCCTCGAAGAAGCCGGCGGACCTGGTGGGCCGCGTGGTGGAGGTGGGCACCGGCCGCGTCGTCGCCACCGTGCGCTCCGAGCACGAGGGCCGCGGCCGCTTCGAGCTGACGCCGCAGGCCGAGGTGAAGTACGCGCTGCGCATCGACTCGCCGTCGGGCATCAAGAAGACCTTCCCGCTGCCGGAGGTGAAGCCGAGGGGCGCTGTCATCCGTGCTCGCGAGGACGTGGTGCCCGCGGGCCGCATGGTGCAGCTCGCGGTGGGCCTGTCCGGCGTGGGCCGCGCGACGGTGACGCTGAGCCAGCGCGAGGTGCGCGTGGCCTCGGCGGTGCTCGGCAATGACCAGGGCGGGCCGGTGACGCTGGACCCGGGCGAGGCGGATGGCGTCCTCGTCGCCACGGTGTGGGACCACGACGGGCGTCCGCTCGCGGAGCGACTGGTGTTCCGTCAGCCGTCGAAGCAGGTGGAGGTGGAGCTGAAGGCGGACCGCAACCGCTACGTGCCCGGCGGCCCGGTGCAGCTCACCGCCCGCACCACGCGCGACGGCAAGCCGGTGTCCGCGCTGGTGATGCTCACCGTCACGGACGACGCGGTGCTGGAGCTGCAGGAGAAGCGCGACCAGGCGCCGCAGCTCCCTGTCATGGTACTGCTGGAGCCCGAGGTGCGGGAGCTGGCCGATGCGCAGCTCTACCTCGACGCGAAGAATCCGAAGTCGAAGCTCGCGGTGGACCTGCTGCTGGGCACGCAGGGCTGGCGGCGCTTCGCCCTGACGGACACGCAGGGCTTCCTCGCCCGCCATGGTGAGGCGGCGATGCGCGTGCTCGCGGTGCGCTGGCCGGAGGAGCGGGTGGTGCGCAGGCCGACGGCCCCCGTCCGCAAGGGCGGGCGTGGGCGCGGGCTGGCGTTCGATGACCGGGCGCCCGCGGTCAATCAGAAGGCCATGGAGGAGCCCGTGCCCGAGATGGAGGAGATGCCCGCCGACATGATGGGTGCGGAAGAGGGCGCCGTCATGGGCGGAGTGGTGGGGATGCCGCAGCTCGCTGCCGCGGCTCCAGTCCCCGCGGCAGCGCCTCCGGCCCAGGCTCCCATCGCCCAGGGAATCGTGCAGCCGGCGCCCGTGCTCCAGGCGAAGGACGAGGCGGCGCCCATGGAGGAGAAGGTCGCGATGGACAAGGTGGCCCGGCGCGCGAAGCGGGACATGGGCTTCGCGGAGATGAATGGCCCCGTCATGGGCCAGCTGGTCTACCTCCGTGAGTACGCGCATGTGGCGCGGCCGGGCCGCAAGTCGGGCGACCGCGTGGACTTCGCGGAGACGCTCTACTGGAACGCCGGCGTGCGCACGGATGCCAGCACCGGTGAGGCGCGGGTGAAGTTCGCGATGAGCGACTCGGTGACGACGTTCAAGGCCTTCGCCGGGGCGGTGGGCAGTGACGGCGCGCTCGGCTCGGCGGTGGCGGAGCTGGAGTCGGTGCAGCCCTTCTACGCCGAGCCCAAGCTGCCGCTCGAGGTGACGTCGGGCGACGTGGTGAAGCTGCCGGTGGCGCTGGTGAACGGGACGGAGTCGAGGCTCACGGGCGCGGGCGTGAAGGTGGAGCTGAAGGGCGACGTGAAGGTCTCCGGCAGCAAGACGATGGACCTGGCCTCGCAGGCTCGGGCCCGGCAGCTCTTCTCACTGGAGATTGGCCAGGAGACGCAGCCGGTGGACGTGAAGCTCACGGCGAGCGCCGGTGACTACTCGGACGTCGTCACGCGCACGCTGTCCATCAAGCCGCGCGGCTTCCCGGGTCGCATGTCCTTCGGCGGGCTGCTGTCGTCGAAGGCGCCGGTGGCGCACCGGGTGGTGCTGCCGGACAGCGTGGTGCCGGGCAGCGTGCGCACGTCCATCGCCGTGTATCCGGGCCCGCTGGCCAACATGACCGAGTCGCTGGCCCGCCTCATCCAGGAGCCCTCCGGCTGCTTCGAGCAGACCAGCTCCACCACGTACCCGATGACGATGGCGCAGCAGTACTTCCAGACGCACACCGGCGTGAGCCCGGACCTGGTGGCGAGTGCGAAGGAGAAGCTGGAGCGCGGCTACCAGCGGCTGGTGGGCTACGAGACGTCCGAGAAGGGCTACGAGTGGTTCGGGCAGGCCCCCGGCCACGAGGCGCTCACGGCCTTCGGCCTGCTGCACTTCACGGACATGCAGCAGGTGCGCGACGTGGACACCGCGATGCTGACGCGTACGCGTGAGTGGCTGCTCCAGCAGCGGGACGGGCAGGGCGGCTTCAACCGCAAGCGCCGCGCGCTGCACGTGTGGGTGGAGGACGCGGACACGTCGAATGCGTACATCCTCTGGACGCTGCTGGAGAGCGCGGGCCAGCCGGCCGCGCAGGCGAAGGAGCTGTCTCGCGAAGTGGCCTCGCTGAAGGCCGCGGCGGCGAAGAGCACCAACAGCTACGTGGTGGCGCTGGCGGCCAATGCCATGGCGCTCGCGGGGGACAGGGCCGAGGCGCGCAAGCTGATGGACCGGCTCGCGTCGCAGCAGGGCAAGGACGGCGTGGTGGGCGGCGCGACGCAGTCCATCGTGGGCAGCTCGGGGGAGACGCTGAACATCGAGACCACCTCGCTGGCGGCGTTGGCCTGGATGCGTGAGCCGGCCTACGTGGGGAACGTGGAGCGCGCGATGAAGTTCATCGCGGAGTCCAGCGATGGTGGCCGGTACGGGACGACGCAGAGCACGGTGCTCGCGCTGCGCGCCATCATCGCCTACGACAAGGCGCGCGCGTCGAAGCTCTCGCCGGGCCTGGTGCGCGTGTACGTGGAGGGCCGTCCGGTGGGCGAGCCGGTGCGCTTCGATGGCTCGACGCAGGAGGCGCTGAAGCTGCCCGACGTGGCCTCGCTGCTCGGCCCGGGTGAGCGCCGCGTGGAGCTGCGGATGGAGGGTGGCGCGGAGCTGCCGTACTCGGTGGAAGTCACGTACAGCGCGTTGGTGCCGGACAGCTCGAAGGAGACGCCGGTGGCGCTGGAGGTGGTGATGGCGAAGACGGACCTGACGGAGGGCGAGCCCACGGAAGCGCGCGTGGTGATTGCCAACCGGACCGGCCAGCGGCTGCCCACTGCGGTGGCCATCTTCGGCGTGCCGGGCGGGCTGGAGGTGCGGCACGACCAGCTCAAGGAGCTGGTGAAGCGGCAGGTGGTGGACGCGTACGAGGTGATTGGCCGCGACGTCGTCTTCTACTGGCGCGGCATGGAGCCCCGGAAGCGCATCGACGTGCCGGTGTCCCTGGTGGCCGCGGTGCCAGGCACGTACACCGGTCCGGCCAGCCGCGCGTACCTGTACTACGCGGACGAGCACAAGATGTGGAGCGAGGGCGTGAAGGTCTCCATCGCTCCCAAGCCGCAGTGA
- a CDS encoding dihydrofolate reductase family protein, with product MGLLTFGLNVTLDGCCDHREGIADDELHDYFTQLMDAAGAMLWGRVTYELMESAWPAVARDENAPRAMQEWARKLEAKPKYVVSASRRDFPWTNTFRIEGDLREAVTQLKEKTPQGVLVGSPTLSAALERLGLIDEYRLVVHPVLAGHGPWLFQGLEPSRRLELVSTHRMKSGQVALHYRRKEG from the coding sequence ATGGGCCTCTTGACCTTCGGACTCAACGTGACGCTGGACGGGTGCTGCGACCATCGCGAGGGGATCGCGGACGACGAGCTGCACGACTACTTCACGCAGCTGATGGACGCAGCAGGGGCGATGCTGTGGGGGCGCGTCACGTACGAGCTCATGGAGAGCGCCTGGCCGGCGGTGGCGCGCGACGAGAACGCGCCACGCGCGATGCAGGAGTGGGCGCGCAAGCTGGAGGCCAAGCCGAAGTATGTGGTCTCGGCCTCGCGACGCGACTTCCCGTGGACCAACACCTTCCGCATCGAGGGGGATTTGCGTGAGGCCGTGACGCAGCTGAAGGAGAAGACCCCGCAAGGCGTGCTCGTGGGCAGTCCCACGCTCTCGGCGGCGCTCGAGCGGCTGGGGCTGATCGATGAGTACCGTCTCGTTGTCCACCCCGTCCTCGCCGGCCACGGGCCGTGGTTGTTTCAGGGCCTGGAGCCCTCGCGGCGCCTCGAGCTCGTCTCGACGCACCGGATGAAGTCCGGGCAGGTGGCGCTGCATTACCGCCGCAAGGAGGGATGA
- a CDS encoding DUF6310 domain-containing protein, with protein sequence MHLRTCIALLLLLSACATSAPSPRERASRNPRIANLQRAATLPWTDGGRCAVREASQPWPVLAERCFAALDHDRIRFNDPTRRCAVASAGAAALGFGLCVLAAPEIVVGAVIVVGVVVVGVVIKEALDAYELRGNSREEVEPAPQTKPGPQEPSAKRQRKPEPSGQDWSPPVPTDSNPRRPECEPIPVRHAGEDDPHNECADKFPPNRYPGMDVSVNGERFDALQVGVRVLWEIKTHRFDTYSDFIRRREIEKELEQIQRERAAAAACGYDFVIGVSTQVHKDALIEADFSLNVVVTGCKR encoded by the coding sequence GTGCATCTCCGAACCTGCATCGCACTCCTGTTGCTTCTCTCGGCCTGCGCTACGTCGGCACCGAGCCCGAGAGAGCGCGCGTCCCGGAACCCGAGGATCGCCAACCTCCAGCGCGCGGCGACGCTGCCGTGGACGGACGGGGGACGGTGCGCTGTCCGGGAGGCGTCCCAGCCTTGGCCCGTGTTAGCGGAGCGGTGCTTTGCAGCCCTCGATCATGACCGGATCCGGTTCAACGACCCGACGAGAAGATGCGCGGTCGCGTCGGCGGGCGCGGCTGCCTTGGGCTTCGGCCTCTGTGTCTTGGCTGCTCCCGAGATCGTTGTGGGCGCGGTGATCGTCGTTGGCGTGGTGGTGGTGGGAGTCGTCATCAAGGAAGCGCTGGATGCGTATGAACTGAGAGGGAATAGCCGGGAGGAAGTCGAGCCCGCGCCCCAAACGAAGCCCGGCCCGCAGGAACCCTCAGCGAAACGACAACGCAAGCCCGAGCCATCAGGGCAGGATTGGTCTCCCCCGGTGCCGACAGACTCCAACCCGCGCCGCCCGGAGTGCGAGCCCATCCCGGTGCGGCACGCAGGCGAAGATGACCCGCATAACGAGTGCGCCGATAAGTTCCCGCCTAACCGTTATCCCGGCATGGACGTGTCCGTGAACGGTGAGCGATTCGATGCACTGCAAGTTGGCGTGCGCGTGCTGTGGGAGATCAAGACCCATCGATTTGACACATATTCTGACTTTATCCGGAGGCGGGAGATTGAGAAGGAGTTGGAGCAAATACAAAGGGAGCGAGCTGCTGCGGCGGCATGTGGATATGACTTCGTCATTGGGGTGAGCACCCAAGTGCACAAAGACGCGCTGATCGAAGCGGATTTCTCACTTAATGTCGTCGTCACGGGGTGCAAACGATGA
- a CDS encoding S8 family peptidase, with product MKPRSAFSVSRFGSLALGLGMLAAPFADAAPNALQERPVANKSQSRLAVDVQVDRLIVKFHEGTRVRLRGGRMVALTQERSQDERTLLAQRGLSDTRLESDVASVLALTERAPRISGVDRLFKEDESLLSERKRTGEARGGQQLADLNLYFEVPLLPGTRAANVAALVERLNALDSVEVAYAEPRPEPAMVDFGMSAAVRSLLAAADIPPTTPLYEGNQGYLNAAPSGIDARYAWTVAGGAGAGVKIVDVEGGWRTTHEDMPGLFFQGGTQVNDIGWRNHGTAVLGEMVGVANAYGVTGIAHQAQAGVQSYTVGTAAAISQAATAAGAGGVVLVELHSQGPADSTPCTCNTSQCNYIAMEYWQANYDAIATATANGVTVVEAAGNGSANLDDAAYGNAFNRNVRDSGAIIVGASTATTRVPMCWTNYGGRVDVHGWGEQVYSMGYGDLFASGEDQYYTSAFSGTSSASPIVTGAVASLQGVARASGRGSLAPVTVRQILAETGTAQAASSQNIGRLPNLRQAINRVLTGGTACKGQTTQGATNWQQYGTDGIYLDVNTSGCGFTSTPLYFTSLGGTSSHWQSIGATAIYSATATGFRVYVRFPSITPAVANQLGWHLNWHATPNNLRQSTLCTGQTPYGSTGWQQYSTDGIYLDVNTAACGFASTPLYLTSLGGDAGNWTASGATAIYGATATGFRVYVNYPGITPAAANQYGWHLNWQATPDNLNQAGLCTGKTAYGATAWQQYSADGIYLDVSTAACGNTVAPLYFTSLGGDAGNWQAYGGTAIYERTATGFRVYVSFPGITPAVANQYGWHLNWSAR from the coding sequence ATGAAACCACGCAGCGCATTCTCTGTTTCACGGTTCGGAAGCCTCGCACTCGGGCTGGGCATGCTCGCCGCTCCCTTCGCGGACGCGGCGCCCAATGCCTTGCAGGAGCGGCCCGTCGCGAACAAGTCTCAGTCGCGGCTGGCGGTGGACGTGCAGGTGGACCGGCTCATCGTGAAGTTTCACGAGGGCACGCGCGTGCGCCTGCGCGGCGGCCGCATGGTGGCGCTCACCCAGGAGCGTAGCCAGGACGAGCGCACGCTGCTCGCCCAGCGGGGCCTCTCGGACACGCGCCTGGAGTCCGATGTGGCCTCGGTGCTCGCACTGACGGAGCGCGCGCCGCGCATCAGCGGCGTGGACCGGCTCTTCAAGGAGGACGAGTCGCTGCTGTCCGAGCGCAAGCGCACCGGTGAGGCGCGCGGCGGCCAACAACTCGCGGACCTCAACCTCTACTTCGAGGTGCCGCTGCTGCCCGGCACCCGCGCCGCGAACGTGGCCGCGCTGGTGGAGCGCCTCAACGCACTGGACAGCGTCGAGGTCGCCTACGCCGAGCCCCGCCCGGAGCCCGCCATGGTGGACTTCGGCATGAGCGCGGCGGTGCGCTCGCTGCTCGCCGCGGCGGACATCCCTCCCACCACGCCGCTGTACGAGGGCAACCAGGGCTACCTCAACGCGGCGCCCTCCGGCATCGACGCGCGCTATGCGTGGACGGTGGCGGGCGGCGCGGGCGCGGGCGTGAAGATTGTCGACGTGGAAGGCGGCTGGCGCACCACGCACGAGGACATGCCGGGCCTCTTCTTCCAGGGCGGCACCCAGGTCAACGACATCGGCTGGCGCAACCACGGCACCGCCGTGCTCGGTGAGATGGTGGGCGTCGCCAACGCGTATGGCGTGACGGGCATCGCCCACCAGGCGCAGGCTGGCGTGCAGAGCTACACCGTGGGCACCGCGGCGGCCATCTCCCAGGCGGCGACGGCCGCGGGCGCTGGTGGTGTGGTGCTCGTCGAGTTGCACTCGCAGGGCCCCGCGGACAGCACGCCCTGCACTTGCAACACCAGCCAGTGCAACTACATCGCGATGGAGTACTGGCAGGCCAACTACGACGCCATCGCCACGGCGACGGCCAACGGAGTCACCGTGGTGGAAGCCGCCGGCAACGGCAGCGCCAACCTGGATGACGCCGCCTACGGCAACGCCTTCAACCGCAACGTGCGTGACTCGGGCGCCATCATCGTGGGCGCGAGCACCGCCACCACCCGCGTGCCCATGTGCTGGACCAACTACGGGGGCCGCGTGGACGTCCACGGCTGGGGTGAGCAGGTCTACTCCATGGGCTACGGCGACCTGTTCGCCAGCGGCGAGGACCAGTACTACACGTCCGCCTTCAGCGGCACGTCGAGCGCCTCGCCCATCGTCACGGGCGCGGTCGCCAGCCTCCAGGGCGTGGCCCGCGCCAGTGGCCGGGGCTCACTGGCCCCCGTCACCGTCCGGCAGATTCTCGCGGAGACGGGCACGGCCCAGGCCGCGTCCAGCCAGAACATCGGGCGCCTGCCGAACCTGCGTCAGGCCATCAACCGCGTCCTCACCGGCGGCACTGCCTGCAAGGGCCAGACGACGCAGGGCGCGACAAACTGGCAGCAGTACGGCACCGACGGCATCTACCTCGACGTGAACACCTCGGGCTGTGGCTTCACCTCGACGCCGCTGTACTTCACGTCCCTCGGCGGCACCTCCAGCCACTGGCAGAGCATCGGCGCGACGGCCATCTATTCCGCCACGGCCACGGGCTTCCGCGTCTACGTCCGCTTTCCGAGCATCACCCCGGCCGTGGCGAATCAGCTGGGCTGGCACCTCAACTGGCACGCCACGCCCAACAACCTGCGGCAGTCCACGCTGTGCACCGGTCAGACGCCGTACGGCTCCACGGGCTGGCAGCAGTACAGCACCGACGGCATCTACCTGGATGTGAACACGGCGGCCTGCGGCTTCGCCTCGACGCCGCTGTACCTCACCTCGCTGGGCGGCGACGCCGGCAACTGGACGGCCTCCGGCGCCACGGCCATCTATGGCGCCACGGCCACGGGCTTCCGCGTCTACGTCAACTACCCGGGCATCACCCCCGCCGCCGCCAACCAGTATGGGTGGCACCTCAACTGGCAGGCCACGCCCGACAACCTGAACCAGGCCGGCCTCTGCACGGGGAAGACCGCGTATGGGGCCACGGCGTGGCAGCAGTACAGCGCCGACGGCATCTACCTGGATGTGAGCACCGCGGCCTGCGGCAACACGGTGGCTCCGCTGTACTTCACGTCTCTGGGCGGCGACGCGGGCAACTGGCAGGCCTACGGTGGCACGGCCATCTATGAGCGCACGGCCACCGGCTTCCGCGTGTACGTCAGCTTCCCGGGCATCACCCCCGCCGTGGCCAACCAGTACGGCTGGCACCTGAACTGGTCCGCCCGGTAG
- a CDS encoding PPC domain-containing protein — MYEVDVPAGYKLLQVTASQTGQFTLYVRHGDAPAVPSAVDCTASSTTLPAVCAIPNPLPGKAYVMVEGVSNDFTCNLRVDVLTK, encoded by the coding sequence GTGTACGAGGTGGACGTGCCGGCGGGCTACAAGCTCCTCCAGGTGACAGCCTCCCAGACGGGCCAGTTCACGCTCTACGTGCGCCATGGTGACGCGCCGGCCGTGCCGAGCGCGGTGGACTGCACCGCGAGCAGCACCACCCTGCCGGCGGTCTGCGCCATTCCCAATCCTCTGCCCGGCAAGGCCTACGTCATGGTCGAGGGCGTCAGCAACGACTTCACCTGCAATCTGCGCGTGGACGTGCTCACGAAGTAG